The Marinifilum sp. JC120 genome segment TCAATGTGGCTATTGCCTTGGGAATTGCGTACTTGTTAGCCTGAAGGCCGCTGATAACGATTACCGGAGTTCTCTTAAGCTCTTCGCTCTGAGAAAGCTTGCGGTAAAATCTTGGCCCCCACTCGCCCGGCATTTCAAGATCAAGGGTGATCAGATCAGGCTTCTCGTTTTCTGCAACTTCCATTGCAACGGCTCCATCTTCAGCCATAACGGTTTCATAGCCGTTGTCGCTGAAAAGATCGCCCAAATATGAACGGATATCCTGATCATCATCTATGATTAAAATCTTCTTGGACATAATAACTCCTCCTGTTGAATCTTTCCCCTTCGTTATCCCGGCAGCCTGAAGGTATCCGGCTGCCGGGAATACCGATAATTCGATTCAGTTATACTTACGTCTAAACTTTATCGGGCTTGCTGACGCTGACCACCGGGCAGTTTGCCCTTAAGATGACCTGTTCGACAGTTGAGCCGATGCGTGCTCTTTCCGGATCAAGTTCGTTGGTGTGATGAGCGAGGCAGACAAGGTCTACGCTCTTTTCACGGGCGAGCTTGACGATTTCGACGTAGGGAGTTCCTTCCCATACTTCGATATCATAGTTCTTGAAATCGCCCATGAGCGGGACATAGGTTTCTCTGATCCGCTTGCGGGCAATGATCAGATTTTCCTCGATTTCATTCTGGTCCAGAACCTTGCCGCTGATATCCAGGGCATGGAAGATAGTCAGATCGCAGTCGAGTTCGCGGGCTGTGGACAGAGCGAATTTGAACGCGCTCTCAGCCTGCTTGGAGAAGTCGGTACCAAAAAGGATGTTGGAGAACCCG includes the following:
- a CDS encoding response regulator, translated to MSKKILIIDDDQDIRSYLGDLFSDNGYETVMAEDGAVAMEVAENEKPDLITLDLEMPGEWGPRFYRKLSQSEELKRTPVIVISGLQANKYAIPKAIATLTKPFDAEELIRIVKDTIG